In Streptococcus sp. SN-1, a single genomic region encodes these proteins:
- a CDS encoding sigma-70 family RNA polymerase sigma factor: MLKKMYEEVQGIVYKCRNEYYLHLWELSDWDQEGMICLHELISKEEGLVEDIPRLRKYFKTKFRNRILDYLRKQESQKRRYDKELYEEVGEISHRISEGGLWLDDYYLFHETLRDYRNKQNKEQRAELERVLRNERFRGRQRVLRDLRIVFKEFDIRTH; the protein is encoded by the coding sequence ATGCTTAAAAAAATGTATGAAGAAGTCCAAGGAATTGTATACAAGTGTAGAAATGAATATTACCTTCATTTGTGGGAGTTATCGGACTGGGATCAAGAGGGAATGATATGTCTACATGAATTGATTAGTAAAGAAGAAGGATTAGTAGAAGATATCCCTCGTTTAAGGAAATATTTCAAAACAAAATTCCGGAATCGAATTCTAGATTATCTCCGTAAACAAGAAAGTCAAAAACGGAGATATGATAAAGAGCTTTATGAAGAAGTGGGTGAGATAAGTCATCGTATAAGTGAGGGAGGCCTGTGGCTAGACGATTATTATCTCTTTCATGAAACACTAAGAGATTATAGAAACAAACAAAATAAAGAGCAACGAGCAGAGTTAGAACGCGTCTTAAGAAATGAACGTTTCCGAGGGCGTCAAAGAGTGTTAAGAGACTTACGTATTGTGTTTAAAGAGTTTGATATCCGTACTCATTAG
- the nusG gene encoding transcription termination/antitermination protein NusG translates to MDSFDKGWFVLQTYSGYENKVKENLLQRAQTYNMLDNILRVEIPTQTVQVEKNGKRKEVEENRFPGYVLVEMVMTDEAWFVVRNTPNVTGFVGSHGNRSKPTPLLEQEIRDILVSMGQTVQEFDIDVEVGQTVRIIDGAFADYTGKITEIDNNKVKMIISMFGNDTVAEVNLNQIAEL, encoded by the coding sequence ATGGATAGTTTTGATAAAGGGTGGTTTGTTTTACAAACTTATTCTGGTTATGAAAATAAGGTAAAAGAAAATCTATTACAACGTGCACAAACCTACAATATGTTGGATAATATTCTACGTGTTGAAATTCCAACACAAACAGTGCAAGTTGAAAAAAATGGAAAGAGAAAAGAAGTAGAAGAAAATCGCTTTCCAGGTTATGTTCTTGTAGAAATGGTCATGACAGATGAAGCTTGGTTTGTTGTTCGAAATACACCAAATGTTACAGGATTCGTCGGATCTCACGGAAATAGATCAAAACCAACTCCATTATTGGAACAAGAAATTCGTGATATCTTGGTTTCTATGGGACAAACTGTACAAGAGTTTGATATCGATGTTGAAGTTGGTCAAACTGTACGTATTATTGATGGTGCTTTTGCAGATTACACTGGTAAGATTACAGAGATTGATAACAATAAAGTGAAAATGATTATCTCTATGTTTGGTAATGACACAGTTGCAGAAGTAAACCTAAACCAAATCGCAGAATTATAA
- the secE gene encoding preprotein translocase subunit SecE, producing MRFIGDIFRLLKDTTWPTRKESWRDFRSIMEYTAFFVVIIYIFDQLIVSGLIRFINIF from the coding sequence ATGCGTTTTATTGGAGATATTTTTAGACTTCTTAAAGACACAACATGGCCAACTCGCAAGGAAAGCTGGAGAGATTTTCGTTCTATTATGGAATACACAGCTTTCTTTGTAGTAATTATTTACATTTTTGACCAGTTGATTGTTTCAGGTTTGATTCGATTTATTAACATTTTTTAG
- the rpmG gene encoding 50S ribosomal protein L33 — translation MALKKASLACAVCGSRNYSIKISGNPKPTRLEVNKFCKHCGKYTTHRETR, via the coding sequence ATGGCACTAAAAAAAGCAAGCCTAGCTTGTGCGGTTTGTGGTTCTAGAAACTATTCAATCAAGATTAGTGGAAACCCCAAGCCTACACGACTAGAAGTAAATAAATTTTGTAAGCATTGTGGCAAGTACACTACACACAGAGAAACGAGATAG